Genomic segment of Flavobacteriales bacterium:
CCTTGTTGCAAACAAATGTACCCCAAAAAACAACGTTTTGGTGGTAGTTACCGACATATCAAAAGAATCTGATTGCAAGAATTTAATTGATAAAACGGTTGAGCATTTTGGTAGATTAGACGCGTTGGTGTGCAATGCCGGAAAATCCATGCGAGGTTTGGTAGAAAATACCTCCGTTTCAGTATTTCGAGAGTTGATGGATGTCAATTTTTGGGGATGCTTGTACTGCACACAAGCTGCCATGCCACACTTGTTAAAATCAAGAGGAATGCTGGTAGGGGTGAGCTCTGTTTCAGGTTTTAAGTCGTTGGCAGGTCGCTCCGGATATTCGGCATCTAAACACGCACTCAACGGATTTTTGGATTGTGTAAAAACCGAAAATTTAAAAACGGGTGTACATGTTTTAACGTTTTGTCCGGGCTTTACGGCCACCGATATTCGACTGAATGCCTTAAACGAACGTGGAGAAACGCAGGCCGAAACTCCTCGAAACGAAGAAAAAATGATGAAGCCGGAGGAGGTTGCCCATAAGTTATGTCAATCCATTCAGCAGAAAAAAGACTTTGTGGTGCTGACCAAAGAGGGGAAGATTATTTATTGGTTAAGTAAATTTGTCCCCAATTTTATTTCAAAAAAGATTTTTGAAGAATTTGCAAAAGAACCCAACTCTCCATTGAGAATCCAACCTTTAAACGAATAAAAATTGATACTTACATTAAAAAAGTGCATTGCCGACTCTTTTGTTAGTTTGTTTAACGAACAACTTGATTTTGAGCAAATTAAACTGGAAAATACCAATCCGGATTTTGAAGGAAATTTCACTTTTGTTGTTTTTCCGTATTTAAGAGTTTCAAAGAAAAAACCAGAAGAAACGGCTCAATTAATCGGCGAGTTTGTAAAAGCAAAGATGCCCGAAATTCAAGCGTTTAATGTGGTAAAGGGTTTTTTAAATTTTTCATTTTCTGAGAAATTTTGGATAGGCCAACTTTCGCGGTTTAATAGTGCCAACCGATTGGGCAAAACCACCGATAACCCTGAGAAAATAATGGTGGAATATTCATCCCCGAATACCAACAAACCATTGCATTTGGGGCATGTACGAAATAATTTATTGGGATATTCTATCTGCCAAATTTTGGAATATTATGGCCATGATGTTATGAAGGTAAACTTGGTAAACGACCGAGGAATTCATATTTGCAAAAGCATGCTGGCCTATCAGCACTTTGGCAACGGCGAAACTCCAGAAATAGCAGGGATGAAGGGTGACCATTTAATTGGCAAATACTATGTGATGTTCGACAAGCTAAACCGCGATGAAGCGGCACAATTGGTGGCGGAAGGCATGGATGAAGAAAAGGCCAAAATGCAAACCACTTGGATGAAACAAGCCTCTGAAATGCTCGAAAAATGGGAGCAGGGAGATGCGGAAACAGTTGCCCTTTGGAAAAAAATGAATGAGTGGGT
This window contains:
- a CDS encoding SDR family oxidoreductase is translated as MKFDLHNKVVIITGASSGIGAASALAISKLGAKVVLASRNIDKLNLVANKCTPKNNVLVVVTDISKESDCKNLIDKTVEHFGRLDALVCNAGKSMRGLVENTSVSVFRELMDVNFWGCLYCTQAAMPHLLKSRGMLVGVSSVSGFKSLAGRSGYSASKHALNGFLDCVKTENLKTGVHVLTFCPGFTATDIRLNALNERGETQAETPRNEEKMMKPEEVAHKLCQSIQQKKDFVVLTKEGKIIYWLSKFVPNFISKKIFEEFAKEPNSPLRIQPLNE